Proteins encoded within one genomic window of Caldanaerobius fijiensis DSM 17918:
- the coaD gene encoding pantetheine-phosphate adenylyltransferase, with amino-acid sequence MKIAVYPGSFDPVTNGHIDIINRSAKIFDKLIVGVLKNPNKTPMFSIEERIDMLKRVTKDISNVEVLGFSGLLVNFMKENNASVIIKGLRMISDFEYEFQMALMNKKLDDNIETLFMMTSSQYAYLSSSLIKEVAQFGGCLKGLVPDELIPIIIKRAK; translated from the coding sequence GTGAAGATTGCTGTTTATCCTGGTAGTTTTGATCCTGTCACCAACGGCCATATCGATATTATAAATAGAAGTGCAAAAATATTTGATAAACTCATTGTGGGAGTATTAAAAAATCCAAATAAAACGCCTATGTTTTCTATTGAAGAGCGCATAGATATGCTGAAAAGAGTTACGAAGGATATATCCAATGTGGAGGTATTGGGTTTTTCAGGTCTTTTAGTAAATTTTATGAAGGAAAATAATGCTAGTGTGATTATTAAGGGTTTGAGAATGATCTCGGATTTTGAGTACGAATTTCAAATGGCGCTTATGAACAAAAAGCTAGATGACAATATTGAGACACTTTTTATGATGACCAGCAGCCAATATGCTTATTTAAGTTCAAGCCTTATTAAAGAAGTGGCCCAATTTGGCGGTTGTCTGAAAGGCCTGGTTCCCGATGAGTTGATACCTATCATAATCAAAAGAGCAAAATGA